The following proteins come from a genomic window of Oricola thermophila:
- the carB gene encoding carbamoyl-phosphate synthase large subunit: protein MPKRTDIDTVLIIGAGPIVIGQACEFDYSGTQACKALKEEGYRIVLVNSNPATIMTDPDLADATYVEPITPEVVARIIAKERTERPDEKMVLLPTMGGQTALNTALSLQQMGVLDKYDVEMIGAKPEAIDKAEDRKLFREAMERIGLESPRSMLVNATEIKDADRKAHEAKRAELKATLAGAELDAALDKLEQEWRDGTSDRKQRYMNHAMGLAAQALEEVGLPAIIRPSFTLGGTGGGIAYNRAEFFEIVERGLDASPTTEVLIDESVLGWKEYEMEVVRDHADNCIIICSIENIDPMGVHTGDSITIAPALTLTDKEYQMMRNASIAVLREIGVETGGSNVQFAVNPETGRLVVIEMNPRVSRSSALASKATGFPIAKVAAKLAVGYTLDELDNDITGGATPASFEPSIDYIVTKIPRFAFEKFPGAEPILTTAMKSVGEVMAIGRSFPESLQKALRGLETGLTGLDEIEIPGLGEGDDKNAIRAAIGTPTPDRLRMVAQAFRLGFTVDEVHAGCRIDPWFLEQIKAIIDMEARIRAHGLPKDATNLRMLKAMGFSDQRLATLAGVPETEVAQLRHALEVRPVFKRIDTCAAEFASPTAYMYSTYETPFAGMPANEAGISDRKKVVILGGGPNRIGQGIEFDYCCCHAAFSLRDAGYEAIMINCNPETVSTDYDTSDRLYFEPLTAEDVLEILKLEQEKGELLGVIVQFGGQTPLKLANALEKAGIPILGTSPDMIDLAEDRDRFQKLLIKLDLTQPKNGIAYSVEQARLVAASLGYPLVVRPSYVLGGRAMQIIRDDSGLDSYLLGTVPELIPEDIKARYPNDKTGQINTLLGSNPLLFDTYLTDAIEVDVDCLCDGEDVYVSGIMEHIEEAGIHSGDSACSLPVHTLGADMVDELERQTIALARALNVGGLMNVQYAIKDGQVYVLEVNPRASRTVPFVAKTIGLPIAKIAARIMAGEKLDPAIGNYGKRRDIKTLRHIAVKEAVFPFSKFPGVDTLLGPEMRSTGEVMGLDHDYAVAFAKAQLGAGAELPKSGTVFISVKDSDKERVLPTAKLFTELGFNILATGGTQRYLAENGVPATKINKVLEGRPHVEDAIRNRQVQLVINTTEGKKAFADSKPLRRAALVNKVPYFTTMAGSIAAGEAIQALNKGELQVRPLQSYFA, encoded by the coding sequence ATGCCGAAACGTACCGATATCGACACCGTTCTCATCATCGGCGCGGGGCCGATCGTCATCGGCCAGGCCTGCGAGTTCGACTATTCCGGCACCCAGGCCTGCAAGGCGCTGAAGGAGGAAGGATACCGCATCGTCCTGGTCAACTCGAACCCGGCGACGATCATGACCGATCCCGACCTCGCCGACGCGACATATGTCGAGCCGATCACGCCGGAAGTGGTGGCCAGGATCATCGCCAAGGAACGCACCGAACGCCCGGACGAGAAGATGGTCCTGCTGCCCACCATGGGCGGCCAGACCGCGCTCAACACCGCGCTGTCGCTGCAGCAGATGGGCGTGCTCGACAAGTACGACGTCGAGATGATCGGCGCGAAGCCGGAAGCCATCGACAAGGCCGAGGACCGCAAGCTGTTCCGCGAGGCCATGGAACGGATCGGGCTCGAGAGCCCGCGCTCGATGCTGGTCAACGCCACGGAGATAAAGGACGCGGACCGCAAGGCGCACGAGGCGAAACGCGCCGAGCTGAAGGCGACGCTCGCCGGCGCCGAGCTGGACGCGGCGCTCGACAAGCTCGAACAGGAGTGGCGCGACGGAACGTCGGACCGCAAGCAGCGCTACATGAACCACGCCATGGGCCTCGCCGCCCAGGCGCTGGAGGAAGTCGGCCTGCCGGCGATCATCCGCCCCTCCTTCACGCTCGGCGGCACCGGCGGCGGCATCGCCTACAACCGCGCCGAGTTCTTCGAGATCGTCGAGCGCGGCCTCGACGCCTCACCGACGACGGAAGTGCTGATCGACGAGAGCGTGCTCGGCTGGAAGGAATACGAGATGGAGGTCGTCCGCGATCACGCGGACAACTGCATCATCATCTGCTCCATCGAGAACATCGATCCCATGGGCGTGCACACGGGCGACTCCATCACCATCGCCCCCGCCCTGACGCTGACCGACAAGGAATACCAGATGATGCGCAACGCCTCGATCGCGGTGCTGCGCGAGATCGGGGTGGAAACCGGCGGCTCGAACGTCCAGTTCGCCGTCAACCCGGAAACCGGCCGGCTGGTCGTGATCGAGATGAACCCGCGCGTGTCGCGGTCCTCGGCGCTGGCGTCGAAGGCCACCGGCTTCCCGATCGCCAAGGTGGCGGCGAAACTGGCCGTCGGCTACACGCTGGACGAACTCGACAACGACATCACCGGCGGCGCGACGCCGGCCTCCTTCGAGCCCTCCATCGACTACATCGTCACCAAGATCCCGCGTTTCGCGTTCGAGAAGTTCCCCGGAGCGGAACCCATCCTGACCACGGCGATGAAATCGGTCGGCGAGGTCATGGCCATCGGCCGCTCGTTCCCGGAATCGCTGCAGAAGGCGCTGCGCGGACTCGAGACCGGGCTTACCGGCCTCGACGAGATCGAGATCCCCGGCCTCGGCGAAGGCGACGACAAGAACGCCATCCGCGCCGCCATCGGGACGCCGACGCCGGACCGGCTGCGCATGGTGGCGCAGGCCTTCCGCCTCGGCTTCACCGTGGACGAGGTGCATGCCGGCTGCCGGATCGACCCGTGGTTCCTGGAACAGATCAAGGCGATCATCGACATGGAGGCGCGCATCCGCGCCCACGGCCTGCCGAAGGACGCGACCAACCTGCGCATGCTCAAGGCGATGGGCTTCTCCGACCAGCGGCTGGCGACGCTCGCCGGCGTGCCGGAAACGGAAGTCGCCCAGCTTCGCCACGCGCTGGAAGTGCGCCCCGTCTTCAAGCGCATCGACACCTGCGCCGCCGAATTCGCCTCGCCGACGGCCTACATGTACTCGACCTACGAGACGCCGTTCGCCGGAATGCCGGCCAACGAGGCGGGAATCTCCGACCGCAAGAAGGTCGTCATCCTCGGCGGAGGCCCGAACCGGATCGGCCAGGGCATCGAGTTCGACTATTGCTGCTGCCACGCCGCGTTCTCGCTCCGCGACGCCGGCTACGAGGCGATCATGATCAACTGCAACCCGGAGACGGTGTCGACCGACTACGACACCTCCGACCGGCTCTATTTCGAGCCGCTGACGGCCGAGGACGTGCTAGAGATCCTGAAGCTGGAACAGGAAAAGGGCGAGTTGCTGGGCGTGATCGTGCAGTTCGGCGGCCAGACGCCGCTGAAGCTGGCCAACGCGCTGGAAAAGGCCGGCATCCCGATCCTCGGCACCTCGCCGGACATGATCGACCTGGCGGAAGACCGGGACCGGTTCCAGAAGCTGCTGATCAAGCTCGACCTGACCCAGCCCAAGAACGGCATCGCCTACTCGGTGGAACAGGCCCGCCTGGTCGCCGCCTCGCTCGGCTACCCGCTGGTGGTGCGCCCCTCCTACGTGCTGGGCGGCCGCGCCATGCAGATCATCCGCGACGATTCCGGCCTCGATTCCTACCTGCTGGGCACCGTGCCGGAACTGATCCCGGAGGACATCAAGGCACGCTACCCGAACGACAAGACCGGCCAGATCAACACGCTGCTCGGCTCCAACCCGCTGCTGTTCGACACCTATCTCACCGACGCCATCGAGGTGGACGTCGACTGCCTGTGCGACGGCGAGGATGTCTATGTCTCCGGCATCATGGAGCATATCGAGGAGGCCGGAATCCATTCCGGCGACTCCGCCTGCTCGCTGCCGGTCCACACGCTGGGCGCGGACATGGTGGACGAGCTGGAACGCCAGACCATCGCGCTGGCCAGGGCGCTCAATGTCGGCGGCCTGATGAACGTGCAGTACGCCATCAAGGACGGCCAGGTCTACGTGCTGGAAGTCAATCCGCGCGCCTCGCGCACCGTGCCCTTCGTGGCCAAGACGATCGGCCTGCCGATCGCCAAGATCGCGGCGCGGATCATGGCGGGCGAGAAGCTGGACCCGGCCATCGGCAATTACGGCAAGCGGCGCGACATCAAGACGCTCAGGCACATAGCGGTGAAGGAAGCCGTCTTCCCCTTCTCCAAGTTCCCGGGCGTCGACACCCTGCTCGGACCCGAGATGCGGTCCACCGGCGAAGTCATGGGCCTCGACCACGACTACGCGGTGGCCTTCGCCAAGGCGCAGCTGGGCGCCGGCGCGGAACTGCCGAAATCCGGCACGGTGTTCATCTCGGTCAAGGACAGCGACAAGGAGCGCGTCCTGCCAACGGCCAAGCTGTTCACGGAACTGGGCTTCAATATCCTCGCCACCGGCGGCACGCAGCGCTATCTCGCGGAAAACGGCGTGCCGGCAACCAAGATCAACAAGGTCCTGGAAGGCCGTCCGCATGTCGAGGACGCCATCCGCAACCGCCAGGTGCAACTCGTCATCAACACGACGGAAGGCAAGAAGGCGTTCGCCGACTCCAAGCCGCTGCGTCGCGCCGCGCTGGTCAACAAGGTGCCCTACTTCACGACGATGGCCGGATCCATCGCCGCCGGCGAGGCCATCCAGGCGCTCAACAAGGGCGAATTGCAGGTGCGGCCGCTGCAGAGCTACTTCGCCTGA
- the greA gene encoding transcription elongation factor GreA codes for MEKVPMTATGFAQLKEELRWRQQEERPRIIEAISEARAHGDLSENAEYHAAKEAQSHNEGRIGELEDLISRAEVIDISKLSGSTVKFGATVTLADEDTDEEKVYQIVGDQEADVKAGKISISSPIARALIGKEEGDSIEVQAPGGSHGYEIVSVKYI; via the coding sequence ATGGAAAAAGTGCCTATGACTGCAACAGGCTTCGCGCAGCTGAAGGAAGAACTGCGCTGGCGCCAGCAGGAAGAACGCCCGCGCATCATCGAGGCGATTTCCGAGGCACGCGCCCATGGCGACCTTTCAGAAAACGCGGAATACCACGCCGCCAAGGAAGCGCAGTCGCACAATGAAGGCCGTATCGGCGAGCTGGAAGACCTGATCAGCCGTGCCGAGGTCATCGACATTTCCAAGCTTTCCGGCAGCACCGTGAAATTCGGTGCGACCGTGACGCTGGCGGACGAGGACACCGACGAGGAGAAGGTCTACCAGATCGTCGGCGACCAGGAAGCCGACGTGAAGGCCGGCAAGATCTCGATCTCCTCCCCGATCGCGCGCGCGCTGATCGGCAAGGAGGAAGGCGATTCCATCGAGGTGCAGGCACCGGGCGGATCGCACGGCTACGAGATCGTCAGCGTCAAGTATATCTGA
- a CDS encoding glycosyltransferase family 4 protein has protein sequence MAQGASGQTAPSGIPDIIAPNFKRRLSGVTSTIVQLIPAQRAAGLDIAALGPGLPDGVAKMPCAGLAGLWTRPAGRTARVWHARRNTEMVAGLILRDMLRMPVKLVFTSASQRHHKPFTKWLIGRMDAVISTSQKTAGYLERPSTVILHGIDLERFHPAGDRAGAKRAVGLPADRKIVGCFGRIRRQKGTDLFAEALFAPLKAMPEWIAIIAGRTTAEHKGFEAELRARIASEGLEDRILFVGEHTDIERWYQALDLFIAPQRWEGFGLTPLEAMACAVPVIATDVGAFSELIVEGETGHILPDLKAETMQIAAERLMADDALRETMGRKARRHVEAHFSLEREVRQLARVYDSVAPRTGTAAPR, from the coding sequence ATGGCGCAAGGCGCAAGTGGACAAACGGCCCCCTCCGGCATCCCCGACATCATCGCTCCGAATTTCAAGCGGCGGCTTTCCGGCGTCACCTCGACCATCGTGCAGCTTATCCCGGCGCAACGCGCGGCGGGGCTGGATATCGCCGCCCTCGGACCGGGGCTGCCGGACGGCGTTGCGAAAATGCCCTGTGCCGGGCTGGCCGGACTGTGGACACGTCCCGCCGGAAGGACGGCTCGTGTCTGGCACGCGCGGCGCAATACCGAGATGGTTGCCGGGCTGATCCTGCGCGACATGCTGCGCATGCCGGTGAAGCTCGTGTTCACCTCCGCCTCGCAACGCCACCACAAGCCGTTCACGAAATGGCTGATCGGACGCATGGATGCCGTCATCTCCACCTCGCAAAAGACGGCGGGCTACCTGGAACGGCCGTCGACGGTGATCCTGCACGGGATCGACCTTGAAAGGTTCCACCCGGCCGGGGACCGCGCCGGGGCCAAGCGCGCCGTCGGCCTGCCCGCCGACCGGAAGATCGTCGGCTGCTTCGGCCGCATCCGCCGCCAGAAGGGAACGGACCTGTTCGCGGAGGCGCTGTTCGCTCCGCTGAAGGCAATGCCCGAATGGATCGCGATCATCGCCGGGCGGACAACGGCCGAGCACAAGGGCTTCGAGGCGGAACTGCGGGCGCGGATCGCTTCGGAGGGCCTGGAAGACCGCATCCTGTTCGTCGGCGAGCATACCGACATCGAGCGCTGGTACCAGGCGCTCGACCTGTTCATCGCGCCGCAGCGCTGGGAAGGGTTCGGACTGACCCCGCTGGAGGCCATGGCATGCGCCGTGCCGGTGATCGCGACCGATGTGGGCGCATTTTCGGAATTGATCGTCGAGGGCGAGACGGGCCATATACTGCCCGACCTCAAGGCAGAGACCATGCAGATTGCCGCCGAAAGACTGATGGCCGACGACGCCTTGCGCGAGACGATGGGACGGAAGGCGCGCCGCCATGTCGAGGCGCATTTCTCGCTGGAACGGGAAGTCCGGCAACTGGCCCGGGTCTATGACAGCGTCGCCCCCAGAACCGGCACGGCCGCCCCGCGATGA
- a CDS encoding DUF2235 domain-containing protein, with protein MPKNIVILCDGTSNQIEEQRTNILRLYGCLRKNDGQIVFYDPGVGTFGGENDWWRYSRKAKEIWGLATGWGLDQNVKQAYRFLVEHFDPGQKKTTKRPEIPQDDIYILGFSRGAYTARVLAGFIHAFGIMDRTQLNLLDYAYRTYKGISDFDGPDGGDPNAAFRALRLYERALTPHRPDIKALGLFDTVGSVIEQGKVFPQLRTHPFTRSNPSVAHVRHAVAIDERRTMFNPILWPAGGNFTGPPFKRRDPVPQDVKEVWFSGVHGDVGGGYGEAESAQAKIPLAWMIREMEEIGLKFFQPTVRKIVLGEDPDHPQYVKPGVGQELHDSMTAAWSAVEFLPRRIPPTSFRERGRKGCYFPLFDRRLIPPGATIHESVRERMERDSNYRPENLPVGTAGKTSAS; from the coding sequence ATGCCGAAGAACATCGTCATCCTGTGCGACGGCACGTCGAACCAGATCGAGGAGCAGCGTACCAACATCCTGCGCCTCTATGGCTGCCTGAGAAAGAACGACGGGCAGATCGTCTTCTACGATCCGGGCGTCGGGACTTTCGGCGGCGAGAACGACTGGTGGCGCTATTCCCGCAAGGCCAAGGAAATCTGGGGGCTGGCGACCGGCTGGGGCCTCGACCAGAACGTCAAGCAGGCCTACCGCTTCCTGGTTGAGCATTTCGACCCCGGCCAGAAGAAGACGACGAAGCGACCGGAGATCCCGCAGGACGACATCTACATCCTCGGCTTCTCGCGCGGCGCCTATACCGCGCGCGTGCTGGCGGGCTTCATCCACGCCTTCGGGATCATGGACAGGACGCAGCTCAACCTGCTCGACTATGCCTACCGAACCTACAAGGGAATCAGCGATTTCGACGGACCCGACGGCGGCGATCCGAACGCCGCCTTCCGGGCATTGCGCCTGTATGAGAGGGCGCTGACGCCACACCGGCCGGACATCAAGGCGCTCGGCCTTTTCGACACGGTCGGTTCCGTCATCGAACAGGGCAAGGTGTTTCCGCAACTGCGGACCCATCCCTTCACCAGGTCGAATCCGAGCGTCGCCCATGTGCGCCACGCCGTCGCCATCGACGAGCGGCGCACCATGTTCAACCCGATCCTCTGGCCGGCCGGCGGCAATTTCACCGGACCGCCCTTCAAGAGGCGCGACCCCGTTCCGCAGGACGTCAAGGAGGTCTGGTTTTCCGGCGTGCATGGCGATGTCGGCGGCGGCTACGGAGAGGCGGAGAGCGCGCAGGCCAAGATCCCCCTCGCCTGGATGATCCGCGAGATGGAGGAAATCGGCCTGAAGTTCTTCCAGCCGACGGTCAGGAAGATCGTGCTGGGCGAGGACCCGGACCATCCGCAATACGTGAAGCCGGGCGTCGGGCAGGAACTCCATGATTCGATGACCGCGGCCTGGTCGGCAGTGGAATTCCTGCCGCGCCGCATCCCCCCGACCTCGTTTCGCGAAAGGGGCCGCAAGGGCTGCTACTTCCCGCTCTTCGACCGCCGGCTGATCCCGCCGGGCGCGACAATCCACGAGTCGGTGCGCGAGCGCATGGAAAGGGACAGCAACTACAGGCCGGAAAACCTGCCGGTCGGAACTGCAGGAAAAACTTCCGCAAGCTGA